One window from the genome of Pseudomonas sp. L5B5 encodes:
- a CDS encoding PDR/VanB family oxidoreductase, with the protein MNEQLLKVVVRKREIQGHDVVVLDLGRVDGAALPAFEAGAHVDIHIAPGLVRQYSLCGNPANGAVYRLGVLKDPASRGGSQSVHEMLLEGREVQISAPRNLFPLMPGAGRSILLGGGIGVTPMIAMAHTLYLQGADFELHYCARSRSRSAFLAELADAPFAGRVHTHFDDEATEQRLDLTQVLGQGAGDTHLYTCGPAGFMDWVIAGARGQGYPEERIHKEYFQVQVDTRGEGFEVIAARSNKSVQVAAGQSILDALAQVGIKIEISCEQGVCGTCLCEVLEGEPDHRDVYLTDEEKAANDQILVCCSRARSKKLVLDI; encoded by the coding sequence ATGAATGAACAACTGTTGAAGGTCGTCGTGCGCAAGCGCGAGATCCAGGGACACGACGTGGTCGTCCTCGACCTGGGGCGTGTCGATGGCGCGGCGCTGCCAGCTTTCGAGGCGGGGGCCCACGTCGATATCCATATCGCCCCGGGCCTGGTACGCCAGTATTCGCTGTGCGGGAATCCGGCCAATGGCGCGGTGTATCGCCTGGGGGTGTTGAAGGACCCGGCTTCCCGAGGGGGGTCGCAAAGCGTGCATGAAATGCTGCTCGAAGGGCGTGAAGTGCAGATCAGCGCGCCGCGCAACCTGTTTCCCCTGATGCCGGGCGCCGGGCGCAGCATCCTGCTGGGAGGTGGGATCGGCGTCACGCCGATGATTGCCATGGCCCACACCCTGTACCTGCAAGGGGCCGACTTCGAACTGCACTACTGTGCTCGCTCGCGCAGCCGCAGTGCCTTTCTCGCGGAACTGGCCGATGCGCCGTTCGCCGGCCGCGTGCATACCCACTTCGATGACGAGGCAACGGAGCAACGCCTGGACCTGACGCAGGTGCTGGGGCAGGGCGCCGGTGACACCCATCTGTACACCTGTGGTCCGGCGGGTTTCATGGACTGGGTGATCGCCGGTGCCCGAGGGCAGGGTTACCCCGAGGAACGTATCCACAAGGAGTATTTCCAGGTCCAGGTGGATACCCGCGGCGAGGGTTTCGAGGTGATCGCCGCACGGAGCAACAAGAGCGTCCAGGTGGCCGCGGGCCAGAGCATCCTCGATGCACTGGCGCAGGTCGGGATCAAGATCGAGATTTCCTGCGAGCAGGGGGTATGCGGGACCTGCTTGTGCGAGGTGCTCGAAGGCGAGCCCGATCACCGTGATGTGTACCTGACCGACGAGGAAAAGGCGGCCAACGACCAGATCCTGGTGTGCTGCTCGCGGGCTCGATCGAAAAAGCTGGTGCTGGATATCTGA
- a CDS encoding flavin reductase translates to MVDVNQFRNAMALLGGAVTVITTDGPAGRFGFTASAVCSVTDVPPTLLVCMNRSSYSNAQFKANGALCVNVLAGAHQALSGVFANKVLSMDERFAATDWVVLQSGAPVMQEALVNFDCRIAQVHEVGSHSIFYCQIQSIRHGVADDGLVYFNRAYHRVCEGSKAC, encoded by the coding sequence ATGGTAGACGTAAACCAATTTCGCAATGCGATGGCCCTGCTCGGCGGCGCCGTGACGGTCATCACCACCGATGGCCCCGCCGGCCGCTTCGGCTTCACCGCTTCGGCGGTCTGCAGCGTGACCGACGTACCGCCCACCTTGCTGGTGTGCATGAACCGCTCTTCGTACTCCAATGCCCAGTTCAAGGCCAATGGTGCGTTGTGCGTGAATGTCCTGGCCGGTGCTCATCAGGCCTTGTCGGGCGTTTTCGCCAACAAGGTCTTGAGCATGGACGAGCGTTTCGCCGCCACCGACTGGGTCGTGCTGCAAAGCGGTGCCCCGGTGATGCAAGAAGCCCTGGTGAACTTCGATTGCCGTATCGCCCAGGTGCATGAGGTGGGTTCCCACAGCATCTTCTACTGCCAGATCCAGAGCATTCGCCACGGCGTCGCCGACGATGGGCTGGTGTACTTCAACCGGGCCTACCATCGGGTGTGCGAAGGGTCCAAGGCATGCTGA
- a CDS encoding MarR family winged helix-turn-helix transcriptional regulator, whose amino-acid sequence MSNPKNTGQPHHDPASSDFRKEDFPFYWLARTHGRYTQNMERLLKKIDLDVPRWRVLWILKENGESSISEISTHAIAKLSTITKIVYRMKDDGLVDTAPSPEDGRVTQVRITETGQRAIERMQDITHELFQRSFKGLTQAQVQRLNHMLEVVFHNLESL is encoded by the coding sequence ATGAGCAACCCGAAGAACACCGGTCAACCCCACCACGACCCTGCCAGCAGCGACTTTCGCAAGGAAGACTTCCCTTTCTACTGGCTGGCCCGGACCCATGGCCGCTATACCCAGAACATGGAACGCCTGCTCAAGAAGATCGACCTCGACGTGCCGCGCTGGCGGGTGTTGTGGATCCTCAAGGAGAACGGCGAGTCGAGCATTTCCGAGATTTCCACCCATGCCATCGCCAAGCTGTCGACCATCACCAAGATCGTCTACCGCATGAAGGACGACGGCCTGGTGGATACCGCACCCAGCCCCGAGGATGGCCGCGTCACCCAAGTGCGCATCACCGAGACCGGGCAGCGCGCCATCGAGCGCATGCAGGACATCACTCACGAGCTGTTCCAGCGCAGTTTCAAGGGCCTGACCCAGGCCCAGGTACAGCGGCTGAACCACATGCTGGAAGTGGTATTCCACAACCTGGAAAGCCTGTAG
- a CDS encoding amidase — protein sequence MTIIVESLDLGGSGPRVMLKDTIDVAGTATRASSRALEQAPLAEQHAEVVSHLLAAGARLTAKVSLHELAFGTTGINRYLGTAANPRFPGRIPGGSSSGSAAAVAAGLADFSLGTDTGGSIRVPACCCGVFGLKPTFGRVSRQGVMPARSSLDCVGPLAASLPMLIRAMGMIDPTFATAQLPSQARIGVLPVPAAPAILEVVQHTLAASDLTLLDVELQHFAAAYDAGLAIINRETFEGCGHLLASGLVGADVASRLAAAAQTSDLALAEAEAVRRRFTAEVDQALASCDVLALPTMPDFPLRVEEAADTRAVLGMTSLVRPFNLSGHPALSIPLGSAQGLPVGLQLVAAKGADAKLLAVAQRLLLGVHDASGF from the coding sequence ATGACCATCATAGTTGAGTCCCTCGACCTGGGCGGCAGCGGCCCCCGGGTCATGCTCAAGGACACCATCGACGTTGCCGGCACCGCCACCCGTGCATCCAGCCGGGCCCTGGAACAGGCGCCGCTGGCCGAGCAGCACGCCGAGGTGGTCAGCCACCTGCTGGCCGCCGGAGCACGCCTGACCGCCAAGGTCAGCCTGCATGAGTTGGCGTTCGGCACCACTGGCATCAATCGCTATCTGGGCACGGCGGCCAACCCGCGTTTTCCGGGGCGTATTCCCGGAGGCTCCTCCAGCGGCTCGGCGGCTGCCGTGGCCGCTGGCCTGGCCGACTTCAGCCTGGGCACCGACACCGGCGGCTCGATCCGGGTCCCGGCCTGCTGCTGCGGGGTCTTCGGTCTCAAGCCGACCTTTGGCCGAGTCAGCCGCCAGGGCGTGATGCCGGCACGCAGCAGCCTGGACTGTGTCGGCCCCCTGGCGGCGAGCTTGCCCATGCTGATCCGCGCCATGGGCATGATCGACCCGACATTCGCCACTGCCCAGCTGCCCTCCCAGGCCAGGATCGGGGTACTGCCCGTTCCTGCCGCGCCGGCGATCCTGGAGGTGGTCCAGCACACGCTGGCAGCCAGTGACCTGACCCTGCTGGATGTCGAGCTTCAGCATTTCGCGGCGGCTTATGACGCGGGCCTGGCGATTATCAACCGCGAGACCTTCGAGGGCTGCGGCCACCTGCTGGCCAGCGGCCTGGTGGGCGCGGACGTGGCCAGTCGGCTGGCGGCCGCGGCCCAGACCAGCGACCTTGCCCTTGCCGAGGCCGAGGCAGTGCGCCGGCGCTTTACCGCCGAGGTCGACCAGGCGCTGGCCAGCTGCGATGTACTGGCCCTGCCGACCATGCCGGACTTTCCCCTGCGTGTGGAGGAGGCCGCCGATACCCGGGCGGTGCTGGGCATGACCTCACTGGTTCGGCCGTTCAACCTGTCCGGGCATCCGGCCCTGAGCATTCCCCTGGGCAGCGCGCAAGGATTGCCGGTGGGCCTGCAACTGGTGGCCGCCAAGGGGGCGGACGCCAAGCTGCTGGCGGTGGCACAGCGCCTGTTGCTCGGCGTCCATGACGCCAGTGGGTTCTGA
- a CDS encoding nuclear transport factor 2 family protein, with translation MPDIRELQARLRFFESQQAIRACINRYMTLCDGLDARTPLDELASLFTREAVWEGKGARYAASFGGYRGREAIGAMFATYMKTPAHFALNAHFLASEVIQVEGDEGQGSWMMLQASTFADAGSHLNAARLTVRFALEEGHWRIAHFQTENLFSRPTTAWNSDMPLPVPAG, from the coding sequence ATGCCTGATATCCGCGAACTGCAGGCCCGCCTGCGCTTCTTCGAAAGCCAGCAGGCGATCAGGGCCTGCATCAATCGCTACATGACGCTGTGCGACGGCCTAGACGCCCGGACACCCCTGGACGAGCTGGCCAGCCTGTTTACCCGCGAGGCGGTGTGGGAGGGCAAGGGCGCCCGGTACGCGGCAAGTTTTGGTGGCTACCGGGGCCGCGAAGCGATTGGCGCGATGTTCGCCACGTACATGAAGACCCCGGCGCACTTTGCCTTGAACGCGCATTTCCTGGCCAGCGAGGTGATCCAGGTCGAGGGTGATGAGGGGCAGGGCAGCTGGATGATGTTGCAGGCCAGCACCTTCGCCGACGCCGGCTCGCACCTGAACGCCGCCCGGTTGACCGTGCGCTTTGCCCTGGAGGAGGGGCATTGGCGGATCGCGCATTTCCAGACCGAAAACCTGTTCAGCCGGCCAACCACGGCATGGAACAGTGATATGCCGTTGCCGGTCCCGGCTGGCTAG
- a CDS encoding helix-turn-helix domain-containing protein: MLTRFDTDDIRPHERQAFWQEVVCATFVPLECRIGAGVDFDGRLQAHDLDVLTVVDIRASRQLVRRDRHCISRSPEEYVLINLAQEGCSQVIQDGREAVLEQGDFAIYDTRQPYELRFCGDFHQTVLQVPYQALRERISNIEQLTALALSRKDPVARLTFDYLTGLARLDDDISIESRRRLTQQGLDLLATALAERGKGIIQPSTRRTALLYRIKNHVRANLADSELSLTGVAAAFGVTPRYINSLFQDEQASFGRFLLGARLQACAEQLRSNAQQSALISTLAYRSGFTDMAYFSRVFKARFGCSARDFRHAALLGPDDSRA; this comes from the coding sequence ATGCTCACTCGATTCGATACCGACGATATCCGCCCCCATGAGCGCCAGGCCTTCTGGCAGGAAGTGGTGTGCGCGACCTTCGTGCCGCTGGAGTGCCGGATAGGCGCGGGGGTGGACTTCGATGGGCGGCTGCAAGCCCACGACCTGGACGTGCTGACCGTGGTCGACATTCGTGCCAGCCGCCAGCTGGTGCGCCGCGATCGCCATTGCATCTCGCGCAGCCCGGAGGAATACGTGCTCATCAACCTGGCGCAGGAGGGATGCTCGCAGGTCATCCAGGACGGCCGCGAAGCGGTCCTGGAGCAAGGGGATTTCGCCATCTACGACACTCGCCAGCCCTACGAGCTGCGGTTCTGCGGCGACTTTCACCAGACCGTGCTGCAAGTTCCCTATCAGGCCCTGCGCGAGCGCATCAGTAACATCGAGCAGTTGACCGCCCTGGCGCTGTCACGAAAAGACCCAGTGGCCCGGCTGACCTTCGACTACCTGACCGGCCTGGCCCGGCTTGACGATGACATCAGCATCGAGTCCCGGCGCCGGCTCACTCAGCAGGGCCTGGACCTGCTGGCCACGGCCCTGGCCGAGCGGGGCAAGGGCATCATCCAGCCTTCGACGCGCCGGACGGCCTTGCTGTACCGCATCAAGAATCATGTCAGGGCCAACCTCGCAGACAGCGAACTGTCCCTGACCGGTGTGGCGGCTGCCTTCGGCGTCACCCCGCGCTACATCAACAGCCTGTTCCAGGACGAGCAGGCCTCGTTCGGCCGCTTCCTGCTCGGCGCGCGCCTGCAAGCCTGTGCCGAGCAGTTGCGCAGCAACGCTCAGCAAAGTGCCCTGATCAGCACCCTGGCCTATCGCTCGGGTTTCACCGACATGGCCTACTTCAGCCGGGTCTTCAAGGCCCGATTCGGTTGCAGCGCCAGGGACTTCCGCCACGCCGCCCTGCTCGGCCCCGACGACTCCCGAGCCTGA
- a CDS encoding carbon-nitrogen hydrolase family protein encodes MQAKIKVACVQAAPVFLDLQGTVDKTLELIEEAAGQGAELIAFPETWIPGYPWFLWLQAPANYMPLVQRYHQNSLVLDSEQARRISAAARQHAIHVVLGYSERDHGSLYIGQWLIDDQGRTLGTRRKLKATHVERVLFGESDGSSLATFDSRLGKLGALCCWEHLQPLSRYAMYAQHEQIHVSAWPSFSLYRRGTAALGPEVNLAASRLYAAEGQCFVLASCAVVTPEMLDLLCATDEQRALLEAGGGHSRIFGPDGADLATPLGEHEEGILYATLDPAALVSAKLAGDPVGHYARPDVTRLLFNRNAYSPVVECDATTLSEVLDMAPQEVL; translated from the coding sequence ATGCAAGCCAAGATCAAGGTCGCCTGCGTCCAGGCGGCCCCGGTTTTTCTCGATCTGCAGGGCACGGTGGACAAGACCCTGGAACTGATCGAGGAGGCGGCCGGCCAAGGCGCCGAACTGATCGCCTTTCCGGAAACCTGGATCCCCGGCTATCCCTGGTTCCTGTGGTTGCAGGCGCCGGCGAACTACATGCCACTGGTGCAGCGCTACCACCAGAACTCCCTGGTACTGGATAGCGAGCAGGCTCGGCGGATCAGCGCCGCGGCGCGGCAGCACGCCATCCATGTGGTACTGGGCTACAGCGAGCGTGATCACGGCTCGCTCTACATCGGCCAGTGGTTGATCGATGACCAGGGCCGCACCCTCGGCACCCGGCGCAAGCTCAAGGCCACCCATGTCGAACGGGTGCTGTTCGGGGAAAGCGACGGTTCCTCCCTGGCGACCTTCGACAGCCGCCTGGGCAAGCTGGGGGCGTTGTGCTGCTGGGAACACCTGCAGCCGCTCAGCCGCTACGCGATGTATGCCCAGCACGAGCAGATCCATGTATCCGCCTGGCCGAGCTTCAGCCTCTATCGACGCGGCACCGCGGCGCTGGGGCCGGAGGTCAACCTGGCGGCTTCCCGGCTCTACGCCGCCGAAGGCCAGTGCTTCGTGCTGGCGTCCTGCGCCGTGGTGACCCCGGAGATGCTCGACCTGCTGTGCGCCACCGACGAGCAGCGCGCGCTGCTGGAAGCCGGTGGAGGGCATTCGCGGATCTTCGGGCCGGACGGCGCGGACCTGGCCACCCCTCTGGGCGAGCATGAGGAGGGGATCCTCTATGCAACGCTGGACCCGGCCGCGCTGGTGAGCGCCAAGCTCGCCGGCGACCCGGTGGGGCATTACGCGCGGCCGGACGTGACACGGCTGCTGTTCAATCGCAACGCCTACAGCCCCGTGGTGGAGTGTGACGCCACCACCCTCAGCGAAGTTCTGGACATGGCACCGCAGGAGGTCCTATGA
- a CDS encoding phenylacetaldoxime dehydratase family protein: MSIESAIAPHLTCPRLEPANTPRDYQAVFPAWTARFTPLVEQVVMAYFGVQGSAPLELDSLAPYIERFALADGPLYWDPAQCQDATGAHNLVAIAYWADVAAFERWRCDSGFDQWWQAPEREAEATGRFVEIVTPGQERFETLFSSPDGVDGIAHLASGMSGVVLEHGYWGSVRDRLPRAQVDKLAGEHGERAQPSATGARVRVPGRENLCLIRSGQDWSATSQQERELYLSDIQPVLRAGMDFLRDEGRDIGCCSCRLMQVLDASSGVPLEKSFGLAHFEDLAQLETWARTHPTHLAIFGRFMRYTQALEFQVALRLYHEVAVIPANAQWFEYINCHGQTGLLRG, encoded by the coding sequence ATGAGTATCGAATCGGCTATTGCTCCGCATCTGACGTGCCCGCGCCTTGAGCCGGCCAATACCCCACGCGATTACCAGGCGGTGTTCCCGGCCTGGACCGCCCGCTTCACGCCCCTGGTGGAGCAGGTGGTGATGGCCTATTTCGGAGTCCAGGGTAGTGCGCCCCTGGAGCTGGACAGCCTGGCGCCGTACATCGAGCGGTTTGCCCTGGCGGACGGTCCCCTGTACTGGGACCCGGCGCAATGCCAGGACGCGACGGGAGCGCACAACCTCGTGGCCATCGCCTATTGGGCCGATGTCGCGGCCTTCGAGCGTTGGCGCTGCGACAGCGGTTTCGACCAGTGGTGGCAGGCACCGGAGCGTGAGGCAGAAGCCACTGGCCGCTTCGTCGAGATAGTGACGCCGGGCCAGGAGCGGTTCGAAACGCTGTTTTCATCGCCCGATGGCGTCGATGGCATTGCCCACCTCGCCTCTGGAATGAGTGGTGTGGTGCTCGAGCACGGGTACTGGGGAAGTGTGCGCGATCGACTGCCCCGGGCCCAGGTGGACAAACTGGCCGGTGAGCACGGCGAGCGCGCGCAACCGTCCGCGACGGGCGCCCGGGTGCGGGTGCCGGGGCGGGAGAACCTGTGCCTGATCCGCTCCGGCCAGGACTGGTCGGCCACCTCGCAACAGGAGCGGGAGCTCTACCTCAGCGACATCCAGCCGGTGCTGCGTGCGGGGATGGATTTCTTGCGGGACGAAGGGCGCGATATCGGCTGTTGCAGCTGCCGCCTGATGCAGGTGCTGGATGCGTCCTCCGGAGTCCCGCTGGAGAAGAGCTTCGGGCTTGCGCATTTCGAAGACCTGGCCCAGCTCGAAACCTGGGCCAGGACCCACCCGACCCACCTGGCCATCTTCGGGCGCTTCATGCGCTACACCCAGGCGCTCGAGTTCCAGGTGGCGCTGCGGCTGTACCACGAGGTGGCGGTGATTCCCGCCAATGCCCAGTGGTTCGAGTACATCAATTGCCATGGCCAGACAGGCCTGCTGCGCGGCTGA
- a CDS encoding transporter — MNKSKMALYCLPFAFAETICAQETAPGDYEPVPAGKTALLMYYQHARSSSFYRSGHKASDDFRMRSNMGLLRLVQSVPLSDRLYWEPQAILPFGQLRTAGEARVLGDESGSGDLNLGSVVKLRLPTRHGDMLGLGVFVQAPTGSYDRDDALNLGENRWRLMLQGAYVHHFDERWSLDTVADVSWYTRNHDYGPTGASQKQKARYEYQAFLRYQLAPATSLGIGGGYVTGARTSLAGDDQDDELGTSYARLTLTHFVVPDVQVQVQLGRDMMVEQGFKERERLNLRLVKLF; from the coding sequence ATGAACAAGTCCAAGATGGCGTTGTACTGCCTGCCGTTTGCCTTTGCCGAAACGATCTGTGCCCAGGAAACCGCACCGGGCGACTACGAGCCGGTGCCGGCAGGCAAGACCGCGTTGTTGATGTACTACCAGCATGCCCGGAGCTCGTCGTTCTACCGTTCCGGCCACAAGGCCTCGGACGATTTCCGGATGCGCTCCAACATGGGCCTGCTGCGCCTGGTGCAATCGGTGCCATTGAGCGACCGGCTGTACTGGGAGCCCCAGGCGATCCTGCCTTTCGGCCAGCTACGCACCGCGGGCGAGGCCCGCGTGCTGGGGGACGAGTCGGGGTCGGGCGACCTGAACCTGGGGTCGGTGGTCAAGCTCCGGCTCCCCACGCGCCACGGTGACATGCTGGGCCTGGGGGTGTTCGTCCAGGCGCCCACCGGCAGCTACGACCGGGACGATGCCCTGAACCTGGGGGAAAACCGCTGGCGTCTGATGCTGCAGGGCGCCTACGTGCACCACTTCGACGAGCGCTGGTCGCTGGACACCGTGGCCGATGTCAGCTGGTACACGCGCAACCACGACTACGGCCCGACCGGGGCGAGCCAGAAACAGAAGGCCCGCTATGAGTACCAGGCGTTCCTGCGCTATCAGTTGGCACCGGCCACCAGCCTGGGCATAGGCGGCGGGTACGTCACGGGGGCGCGCACCTCGCTGGCCGGTGACGACCAGGACGATGAACTCGGGACCTCCTATGCACGCCTGACCCTGACTCACTTTGTGGTGCCCGATGTGCAGGTCCAGGTGCAGTTGGGGCGCGACATGATGGTGGAACAGGGCTTCAAGGAGCGCGAACGGCTGAATCTGCGACTGGTGAAGTTGTTCTGA
- a CDS encoding endonuclease/exonuclease/phosphatase family protein — MIRLLRITLLSLLLIGLVLAGLIYSLTWRPQARETLAVSCSVEAPPLVPGQALKVMTWNLQYLAGKRYVFWNDQAHGEDERPTLEDMAFSLDEVARVIRDEQPDLVLLQEVDNNAKASAYQDQLKLLQERLADLYPCSTRAYDWKADFVPSPHIFGSVGRQLATLSRYPIEHAERLQLPVPASDVINRQFQPRDALLLSYLPLSDGGQLAVLNTHLERPEQPGDIQSRQVAAIAKVLDKLEGRGTPWLIGGDFNLLPLGQYRRLDEAQRAPYSADSTLHLLWDKYPMIPSNTQASGVDRAHWLTHYPNDPSLDGPDRTVDYLFHSPRLKRVESRVRQDDTLRISDHLPVLARFLLPAQ; from the coding sequence ATGATCCGTCTACTTCGCATCACCCTGTTGAGCCTGCTGCTGATCGGCCTGGTGCTGGCCGGCCTGATCTACAGCCTGACCTGGCGCCCCCAGGCCAGGGAAACCCTGGCGGTCTCCTGCAGTGTCGAGGCGCCGCCGCTGGTGCCGGGCCAGGCCCTGAAAGTGATGACCTGGAACCTGCAATACCTGGCCGGCAAGCGCTACGTGTTCTGGAACGACCAGGCCCACGGCGAGGACGAGCGCCCCACCCTGGAAGACATGGCCTTCAGTCTCGATGAGGTGGCCCGGGTCATTCGCGACGAACAACCGGACCTGGTCCTGCTCCAGGAAGTGGACAACAACGCCAAGGCCAGTGCCTACCAGGACCAGCTCAAGCTCCTCCAGGAACGCCTGGCCGATCTCTACCCGTGTAGCACCCGGGCCTACGACTGGAAGGCCGACTTCGTTCCCTCCCCCCACATCTTCGGCAGCGTCGGCCGACAACTGGCGACCCTCAGCCGCTACCCCATCGAACACGCCGAGCGCCTGCAACTGCCCGTACCGGCGAGCGACGTCATCAACCGGCAGTTCCAGCCCCGCGACGCCCTCCTGCTGAGCTACCTGCCCCTGAGCGACGGTGGGCAACTGGCAGTGCTGAACACGCACCTGGAGCGGCCGGAGCAGCCCGGCGATATTCAGTCCAGGCAGGTGGCGGCCATCGCCAAGGTGCTGGACAAGCTGGAGGGGCGCGGCACGCCCTGGCTGATCGGCGGCGACTTCAACCTGTTGCCCCTGGGCCAGTACCGACGCCTGGATGAAGCGCAACGAGCCCCCTATAGCGCCGACAGCACGTTGCACCTGCTGTGGGACAAGTACCCGATGATCCCCAGCAACACCCAGGCCAGTGGCGTCGATCGCGCGCACTGGCTCACCCACTACCCCAACGATCCCAGTCTCGATGGGCCGGACCGGACCGTCGACTACCTGTTCCACAGCCCGCGGCTGAAGCGGGTGGAGTCCCGGGTCCGCCAGGACGACACCCTGCGCATCTCCGATCACCTGCCGGTGCTCGCACGCTTCCTGTTGCCGGCCCAGTAA
- a CDS encoding DUF2076 domain-containing protein, which yields MNSEEQTLIDGLFSRLQQAEKDSAPRDAQAEARIKEHLSGQPAAGYFMTQAILVQEAALKSLDEQNKQLAQQVQQLQAELQQARSQAAPAPAPASGGGFLSSLFGGSREQSQAPAPGSAQPTSSAPASGGGWREPPRQGFGAPQQNFGAPPQQNYAPQQAPGAGSSFLGGALKTAAGVAGGVMLAQGLSSLFHSNQQPQEVVEVIKEEPAPASDNSGWGSDEQRYANNDSWGGNDQGGLSDAGYDNDDSSFFSDDDSFV from the coding sequence ATGAATAGCGAAGAGCAAACCCTGATCGATGGACTGTTTTCACGGTTGCAACAAGCCGAAAAGGATTCAGCCCCGCGTGACGCCCAGGCCGAGGCGCGGATCAAGGAGCATCTGTCTGGCCAACCTGCGGCCGGGTATTTCATGACCCAGGCGATCCTGGTGCAGGAGGCTGCCCTCAAGAGCCTCGATGAACAGAACAAGCAGCTGGCCCAGCAGGTCCAGCAGTTGCAGGCCGAACTGCAACAGGCCAGGTCCCAGGCGGCACCGGCACCGGCTCCTGCATCGGGCGGCGGTTTCCTGTCGAGCCTCTTCGGTGGCTCCCGGGAGCAGTCGCAAGCGCCTGCTCCCGGTTCCGCCCAGCCGACAAGCTCGGCGCCAGCCTCCGGTGGTGGCTGGCGTGAGCCGCCGCGCCAGGGTTTTGGTGCTCCACAACAAAACTTCGGTGCCCCGCCACAACAGAACTATGCCCCGCAACAGGCGCCGGGCGCAGGTAGCAGTTTCCTGGGGGGCGCGTTGAAGACCGCCGCCGGTGTCGCGGGCGGTGTGATGCTGGCCCAGGGCCTGAGCAGCCTGTTCCACAGCAATCAGCAACCTCAGGAGGTCGTTGAGGTCATCAAGGAAGAGCCGGCTCCGGCCAGCGATAACAGTGGCTGGGGCAGCGATGAGCAGCGTTACGCCAACAACGATTCCTGGGGTGGCAACGACCAGGGTGGCTTGAGCGACGCTGGCTATGACAACGACGACAGCTCGTTCTTCTCTGACGACGACTCCTTCGTCTGA
- a CDS encoding NYN domain-containing protein, whose protein sequence is MKKIAVFADVQNLYYTVRQAYGCHFNYAALWADVSKQGQIVEAYAYAIDRGDSKQQQFQQILRNLGFTVKLKPYIQRSDGSAKGDWDVGITIDIMDAATQVDEVVLASGDGDFDLLLERIIHKHGISAVAYGVPGLTANSLIRAASRYVPIEGALLLKS, encoded by the coding sequence GTGAAAAAAATCGCGGTGTTCGCCGATGTCCAGAACCTCTACTACACCGTGCGCCAGGCCTATGGTTGCCATTTCAACTATGCGGCGCTGTGGGCTGATGTCAGCAAGCAGGGGCAGATCGTCGAAGCCTATGCCTATGCCATCGACCGTGGCGACAGCAAGCAGCAGCAGTTCCAGCAGATCCTGCGCAACCTGGGGTTCACGGTAAAGCTCAAGCCCTATATCCAGCGCAGCGATGGCTCGGCCAAAGGAGATTGGGACGTGGGCATCACCATCGACATCATGGATGCGGCCACTCAGGTAGATGAAGTGGTGCTGGCTTCTGGCGATGGTGATTTCGACCTGCTGCTGGAGCGCATCATCCACAAGCACGGGATCAGCGCAGTGGCCTACGGGGTGCCGGGGCTGACCGCCAATTCGCTGATTCGCGCGGCTAGCCGCTATGTGCCGATCGAAGGCGCCTTGTTGCTGAAAAGCTGA
- a CDS encoding PolC-type DNA polymerase III has product MERIAVIDFETTGISPSSSCRATEIAVVMLEQGRIVERYQSLMNTGVRVPPFIEQLTGISNAMLRSAPSADRVMNEVNEFVGTTPLVAHNAAFDQKFWDFELGRIKRTRLQNFACSLLLARRLMPAAPNHKLGTLSAYAGLPHTGQAHRAMADAEMAANLLVHLAGELRSTHGLRELSHDFLCKLQKVPAAKVPEHLRRHR; this is encoded by the coding sequence TTGGAACGCATTGCCGTCATCGACTTCGAAACCACCGGGATTTCCCCGAGCAGCAGTTGCCGGGCCACGGAAATCGCCGTGGTGATGCTCGAGCAGGGGCGCATCGTCGAGCGTTACCAGAGCCTGATGAACACGGGGGTGCGGGTGCCACCCTTCATCGAGCAACTCACCGGCATCAGCAACGCCATGCTGCGCAGTGCGCCATCGGCGGACCGGGTGATGAACGAAGTCAACGAGTTCGTCGGCACCACGCCGCTGGTGGCGCACAACGCGGCCTTCGACCAGAAGTTCTGGGATTTCGAACTGGGGCGGATCAAGCGCACCCGCCTGCAGAACTTCGCTTGTTCCCTGTTGCTGGCACGTCGCCTGATGCCGGCCGCGCCGAACCACAAGCTCGGTACCTTGAGCGCCTACGCCGGCCTGCCACACACCGGCCAGGCTCACCGTGCCATGGCCGACGCCGAGATGGCGGCCAACCTGCTGGTGCACCTGGCGGGCGAGTTGCGCAGCACCCATGGCTTACGCGAGTTGTCCCACGATTTCCTGTGCAAGTTGCAGAAGGTCCCGGCGGCCAAGGTACCCGAGCACCTGCGACGCCACCGCTGA